The Bacteroidota bacterium genome includes a window with the following:
- a CDS encoding UDP-N-acetylmuramoyl-tripeptide--D-alanyl-D-alanine ligase: MPQPMYLDTEQLYAYYQQHPRLCTDTRRLQVGDLFLALRGPNFDANAFASQALAAGAAYVIVDDPLLATTGQHLLVEDGLRALQALAAHHRRQWGRWVIGLTGSNGKTTTKELLASILAEQLPLLATPGNWNNHIGLPLTLLQLTPAHQLALLEMGDNKTGDIAELCQIADPDWALITNIGEDHLQGYAQGMAGNAATKRELFDYVAQKGGRLFINLDDPWLAPAARLADTTYGQAGQYRISQLGQDAAGQQLLLEYPEGQLPLQTVLPGNHNAENVLLAATVALELGVPPTAIQSGVACYHPHNNRSQWKNLKGKQVLLDAYNANPTSMRAALDTFLTLAQGASLLVLGDMLELGPEEAAAHSRLGQWLATRLAQHQHPVQLLLVGPAMAQLLPYLPGAAAYPDASAARQAFINLWAEAEAVFLKGSRGLALERLIAHVDN; this comes from the coding sequence ATGCCACAGCCCATGTATCTGGATACCGAGCAGCTGTATGCCTACTACCAGCAGCATCCCCGGCTGTGCACGGATACACGCAGGCTGCAGGTGGGCGATCTCTTCCTGGCACTCAGGGGGCCAAACTTTGATGCCAATGCCTTTGCCAGCCAGGCCCTGGCAGCCGGGGCTGCCTACGTCATTGTAGACGATCCGCTGCTGGCCACCACCGGGCAGCACCTGCTGGTGGAAGACGGGCTGCGTGCCCTGCAGGCCCTGGCGGCCCACCACCGCAGGCAGTGGGGCCGGTGGGTGATCGGCCTGACCGGTAGTAATGGCAAGACCACTACCAAAGAGCTACTGGCAAGCATCCTGGCGGAACAACTGCCCCTGCTGGCTACGCCTGGCAACTGGAACAACCACATCGGGCTGCCCCTTACGCTCCTGCAGCTGACACCAGCACACCAGCTGGCCCTGCTGGAGATGGGAGACAATAAGACCGGAGACATAGCCGAGCTGTGCCAGATAGCCGACCCAGACTGGGCGCTGATAACCAACATCGGCGAAGACCACCTGCAGGGCTACGCACAGGGTATGGCGGGCAATGCGGCTACCAAGCGCGAACTCTTTGACTACGTGGCCCAGAAAGGGGGGCGCCTGTTTATCAACCTGGACGACCCCTGGCTAGCACCAGCTGCGCGGCTGGCAGATACGACCTATGGCCAGGCCGGACAGTACCGCATAAGCCAGCTCGGCCAGGATGCAGCGGGGCAACAGCTGCTGCTGGAGTACCCCGAGGGGCAGCTACCGCTACAGACGGTGCTGCCTGGCAACCACAATGCCGAGAATGTACTGCTGGCTGCCACCGTAGCCCTGGAGCTGGGTGTGCCACCCACTGCCATACAGAGTGGCGTAGCGTGCTACCATCCCCACAACAACCGCAGCCAGTGGAAAAACCTGAAGGGCAAGCAGGTGCTGCTGGATGCCTACAATGCCAACCCGACCAGCATGCGTGCCGCACTGGATACATTCCTCACGCTGGCCCAGGGTGCCAGCCTGCTGGTACTGGGGGATATGCTGGAACTGGGCCCGGAAGAGGCGGCCGCCCATAGCCGCCTGGGGCAGTGGCTGGCTACCCGGCTGGCACAGCACCAGCACCCGGTGCAACTGCTGCTGGTAGGCCCTGCCATGGCCCAGCTGCTGCCCTACCTGCCAGGGGCAGCTGCCTACCCCGATGCCAGCGCGGCACGGCAGGCGTTCATCAATTTATGGGCGGAGGCAGAGGCTGTATTCCTGAAGGGGAGCCGAGGCCTGGCGCTGGAGCGGCTGATTGCACATGTTGATAACTAG
- a CDS encoding glycosyltransferase family 39 protein, with translation MLGGRILFWASAVGLLSVFAVYKAVWYDDACHYLVGRTLALHGQEAFPIQPDQLDLHSLFITVGPAVNYPMALAMRLLGPHMWVARAVAVGFSLLSLLGLLALGRRLLRPGTGYWGALLLLTSIQFLVYGTQYLGEGPLICYLLLAMLALCRLAAGGRWGWALVCLLAYWAAILSKEYIALPLGLSLLAGTALAWWARLAYWPWLVGICLLLPLAPLLYYALRFSDWASLEAYWQLKANYSEEFWVWNWQAALRFIALKPLIWLGTLALLIRVRVRRRWIDGWLLSLQLLLLFFFTGSIGYDRFGLLLMPIPALYLGEWLAAIWARYLARAYTPYRRRVGVVLGVVVFFLLAQRTPFYLPALWQQDARERQAHRCMASALGGRPYFTYDLQLVPALQATWRLPQYPPSSWQQQPPLVLLPGEALAYGFFAETEYFIFRPDTARYHCGPYRLY, from the coding sequence ATGCTTGGCGGGCGCATTCTCTTCTGGGCCTCGGCGGTGGGGCTGTTGTCTGTATTTGCGGTCTACAAGGCCGTGTGGTACGACGATGCCTGCCACTACCTGGTGGGCCGCACCCTGGCGCTGCATGGGCAGGAGGCCTTTCCCATCCAGCCGGATCAGCTAGACCTTCACTCACTCTTCATTACCGTAGGCCCTGCGGTAAACTACCCCATGGCCCTGGCCATGCGGCTGCTAGGCCCACACATGTGGGTGGCCCGGGCCGTGGCGGTAGGTTTTTCGCTGCTCAGCTTGCTCGGCCTGCTTGCGCTAGGGCGCAGGCTGCTGCGCCCAGGCACGGGATACTGGGGGGCGCTGCTGCTGCTCACCAGCATCCAGTTTCTGGTATACGGCACGCAGTACCTGGGCGAGGGTCCGCTTATCTGCTACCTGCTGCTGGCCATGCTGGCCCTGTGCCGGCTGGCAGCAGGTGGCCGGTGGGGCTGGGCCCTGGTCTGCCTGCTAGCCTACTGGGCCGCTATCCTGAGCAAGGAGTACATAGCCCTGCCCCTGGGCCTTAGCCTGCTGGCAGGCACGGCCCTGGCCTGGTGGGCACGCCTGGCATACTGGCCCTGGCTAGTGGGCATCTGCCTACTGCTGCCGCTGGCCCCCCTGCTGTACTATGCATTGCGGTTTTCCGACTGGGCCAGCCTGGAGGCCTACTGGCAGCTAAAGGCTAACTATAGCGAGGAGTTCTGGGTATGGAACTGGCAGGCGGCCTTGCGCTTCATTGCCCTCAAGCCACTCATTTGGCTGGGCACCCTGGCCCTGCTTATCCGCGTGCGGGTGCGCCGCCGCTGGATAGACGGCTGGCTGCTGAGCCTGCAGCTCCTGCTCTTGTTCTTCTTCACAGGTTCCATTGGTTATGATCGCTTTGGCCTCCTGCTTATGCCTATTCCGGCCCTGTATCTGGGCGAATGGCTGGCTGCCATCTGGGCCCGCTACCTGGCCCGGGCCTACACGCCCTACAGGCGGCGGGTAGGGGTGGTGCTGGGGGTGGTTGTCTTCTTCCTGCTGGCACAGCGCACGCCCTTCTATCTGCCCGCCCTGTGGCAGCAGGATGCTCGGGAGCGGCAGGCCCATAGGTGCATGGCCAGCGCCCTAGGGGGGCGTCCCTACTTCACCTACGACCTGCAGCTGGTGCCTGCCCTACAGGCCACGTGGCGGCTGCCCCAGTATCCACCCAGCAGCTGGCAGCAGCAGCCGCCCCTGGTGCTGCTGCCAGGCGAGGCCCTGGCGTACGGCTTTTTTGCCGAAACGGAATACTTTATATTTAGGCCGGATACGGCACGCTACCACTGTGGCCCGTACCGTTTGTACTAG
- a CDS encoding acyl-CoA thioesterase, whose amino-acid sequence MIYTETKLRVRYAETDQMGFVYYGHYAQYFEVARTDWVRSLGTPYRDFEHTYGVMLPVLELQVNYKKAATYDDVLTIRTYVREQPGIKIRFEHEIVNEAGEVLVTGHVVLVFVNKETMKPCRPPAFFLEQVAHAWKAETSLA is encoded by the coding sequence ATGATCTACACAGAAACCAAGCTACGGGTACGCTATGCAGAGACCGACCAGATGGGCTTTGTGTACTACGGGCACTACGCCCAATACTTTGAGGTAGCGCGTACAGACTGGGTGCGTAGCCTGGGCACCCCGTACCGCGACTTTGAACACACGTACGGCGTAATGCTGCCGGTGCTGGAGCTGCAGGTGAACTATAAGAAGGCCGCTACCTACGATGACGTACTAACCATACGCACCTATGTACGCGAGCAGCCAGGTATCAAGATTCGCTTTGAGCACGAGATTGTAAACGAAGCCGGAGAGGTACTGGTAACCGGGCATGTAGTGCTCGTGTTTGTAAACAAGGAGACCATGAAGCCCTGCCGGCCCCCGGCCTTTTTCCTGGAACAAGTAGCCCATGCGTGGAAAGCTGAAACTTCGCTGGCTTAG
- a CDS encoding YihY/virulence factor BrkB family protein, producing MRGKLKLRWLRLLVRTDQWLQRALAGVALPGFRRAPLYAILRLLWLDISNRAFVLNSSAMAYAFFLSIFPTLIFAFSLLPYLPFRNLDSSLQAALAELLPGPAYEVIDDTFARTLQQGSISRLLFSLAFVLFLGIRGVTVMANAFNSLDPLHQKDRGLVKGTLLGLYLYLILLFMGLVGVAVWVEGQQLISRLSNAPGWLGLLQYWGVVLASRLAIVFVLLFTLNFIYRIAPTFPYRWRTFSPGSVVAALLLLGAILLLDVYFRDFSNYNKIYGSLGAVIVLLVWFYWLSFVLQIGFHLNSNIEELAGEQQQLRMQRAQLVMRPPEDPNAHAQGSWYALQRRGRQRK from the coding sequence ATGCGTGGAAAGCTGAAACTTCGCTGGCTTAGGCTGCTGGTCCGTACCGACCAGTGGCTACAGCGGGCCCTGGCCGGTGTAGCGCTACCCGGCTTCCGGCGGGCGCCACTCTATGCCATCCTGCGCCTCTTGTGGCTCGATATTTCCAATCGTGCCTTTGTGCTGAATAGCTCGGCCATGGCCTACGCCTTTTTTCTCAGCATCTTCCCCACGCTCATTTTTGCCTTCAGCCTGCTGCCCTATCTGCCATTTCGCAACCTGGACAGCAGCCTGCAGGCAGCACTGGCCGAACTGCTGCCCGGCCCGGCGTATGAGGTAATAGACGATACCTTTGCCCGCACCCTGCAGCAGGGCTCCATCAGCCGGCTGCTCTTCTCGCTAGCCTTTGTGCTCTTCCTGGGCATACGGGGCGTAACGGTTATGGCCAATGCTTTCAACTCCCTGGACCCCCTGCACCAGAAGGACCGAGGACTGGTAAAGGGCACCCTGCTGGGCCTGTATCTGTATCTCATCCTGCTCTTTATGGGCCTGGTGGGGGTAGCCGTGTGGGTGGAGGGTCAGCAGCTGATTTCGCGCCTGAGCAATGCACCCGGCTGGCTGGGCCTGCTACAGTACTGGGGGGTGGTGCTGGCTTCTCGCCTGGCAATCGTCTTCGTATTGCTGTTTACGCTCAACTTTATCTACCGCATAGCCCCCACCTTCCCCTACCGCTGGCGCACCTTCAGCCCGGGCAGTGTAGTGGCCGCACTGCTGCTGTTGGGTGCCATCCTGCTGCTGGATGTGTATTTCCGCGACTTTTCGAACTACAACAAAATATACGGTAGCCTGGGTGCTGTCATTGTACTGCTGGTGTGGTTCTACTGGCTCAGCTTTGTGCTACAGATCGGCTTCCACCTGAATAGCAACATTGAAGAGCTGGCCGGAGAGCAGCAGCAGCTACGTATGCAGCGCGCCCAGCTGGTCATGCGCCCGCCAGAAGACCCCAATGCACATGCGCAGGGCAGCTGGTATGCCCTACAGCGCAGAGGGAGGCAGCGAAAATAA
- a CDS encoding twin-arginine translocase TatA/TatE family subunit, translating into MDFTIFSFPLLLAGLGAQEIIVIALVVLVLFGARKIPEFAKGMGQGVREFKKASQNVKDEIKKESTEVKKELED; encoded by the coding sequence ATGGACTTTACGATATTCAGCTTCCCGCTGCTACTGGCCGGGCTTGGCGCACAGGAGATCATTGTGATCGCCCTGGTTGTTCTTGTGCTTTTTGGTGCGCGAAAAATACCTGAGTTTGCCAAAGGAATGGGCCAAGGGGTGCGGGAGTTCAAAAAGGCCTCGCAGAACGTAAAGGACGAGATAAAGAAAGAATCGACCGAGGTAAAAAAAGAACTGGAAGACTAA